The window CCGTGAATCTTTTGAAACAGTAGCTAAAGATAAAGGTCTTCCTGTCAATTTTAAAGCAGGGCGTTATCATATCCAAAGTGGAAAAGGGAATACAGACCTTGTGAATATGATTAAAGCAGGTAACCAGACAGCAAATTCTTTCAGAATCGGGGATTTTGGGGATATGTATCAAATGATTGGGAAGGTTACTAAAAAAACAGAACTGGACTCGCTTCATTTTGTTAATGATCTGGACGTTGTTGCACAGGAAAAAGGATATAAAAATATTGAAGATTTAAAAAAATATTTCTTCATTGATACTTATAATTTTTTCTGGACCGTAAGTCCAAGAGAATTTTTTGCAAAATTTGAAGATCAGTACAATGACTTCTGGACCAGTGAAAGAAAAAATAAAGAACAGCAATCCGGGCTTTCAAGAGAACAGATTTATGCGCTTGCATCTATTGTATATAAAGAATCGGGAGGAAAAAAGGATGAAATGAAAACCATCGCAGGTTTATATTTAAACCGCTACAGAAAAGGAATGAAGCTTCAGTCTGATCCTACCGTAATCTATGCGATTAATAAGCAGACCAATTTTAAAGAACCAATCAAAAGGGTTTTATATAAGCATTTGTCTACTCCATCCCCATACAATACTTACGCTAATGCGGGAATCCCTCCGGGACCGATTTGTGTAGTGGATAAGAACTCAGTAGATGCTGTTTTAAATGCAGAAAACAACAATTATATATTTATGTGTGCTGATCCTGCAAGATTTGGATATCATAAGTTTACAGCCAGTGCAGAAGAGCATGCTGTAAATGCAAAAGCTTATCAGGACTGGCTTAATTCAAAAAATATAAAATAAGCTTTTAGCAGACACCATAATTTTATAGATTAAAAAACAATAATTAAATCATAATGTTCTGAAAATTAAATCAATATAATTTTCAAAATATTAGGGGTTATCCTTTCACGATTTTATACAAAAAAATAACCTATGAAGAATAAGACAGAAATTGTCAATATTTTCACTAGAAAAACACTAGGACTTACTTTAGTACTCTCAGCAGCCGCTATGGCTTTTGCTCAGGAGAAATCTGATGTTTCAGGAACCATTGTCAACAAGAAAAATCAACCAGTACCTTATGCTTCTGTAACCTTTACGAACAAAGCCAACAAAGTATTGAGTGATGCTGTATTGACAGATGAAAAGGGACAGTATAAACTACAGCTCACCCCTGGAAATTATGATATCTCTGTAGAAGCTATTGATTACAAAAAAAGTATTCTTAACAAAAATATTACCGGAGCCGGAAATATCGGAGCATTATCTATTGAGCCTGAAGCAGCCACTACATTAGATGGAAAAACTCAGGAACTGCAAGGGGTTGTTATTACCGCTTCCGCAGCTAAACCTTACAAAGTAGAACTGGATAAAAAAACATATGATCCATCCCAGGATATTGTAAGTAAAGGAGGAAGTCTTCAGGATGTTTTGACCAATGTACCATCCGTTACAGTAGATACAGATGGAACTGTTTCTATGAGAGGAAGTTCTAATGTAAAGTTTCTGATCAATGGTAAGCCTTCTTCCCTATTAGGTATTGATGATGGAGCCAATGCTTTACAGAGTATTCCTGCTGACCAGATTGAAAGAATTGAAGTGATCACCAACCCTTCTTCCAAATTTGAAGCAAGCGGAACTTCCGGTATTTTAAATATTATTCTTAAAAAGAGTAAAAAAGTAGGATTTAACGGTAGTGTGGTAG of the Chryseobacterium capnotolerans genome contains:
- the mltG gene encoding endolytic transglycosylase MltG — its product is MKKAILIIILLVFVVAGFFGLRFYTKYFGNNVEKDGYILIPHKANFNQIMDSIAPYIKDRESFETVAKDKGLPVNFKAGRYHIQSGKGNTDLVNMIKAGNQTANSFRIGDFGDMYQMIGKVTKKTELDSLHFVNDLDVVAQEKGYKNIEDLKKYFFIDTYNFFWTVSPREFFAKFEDQYNDFWTSERKNKEQQSGLSREQIYALASIVYKESGGKKDEMKTIAGLYLNRYRKGMKLQSDPTVIYAINKQTNFKEPIKRVLYKHLSTPSPYNTYANAGIPPGPICVVDKNSVDAVLNAENNNYIFMCADPARFGYHKFTASAEEHAVNAKAYQDWLNSKNIK